gGACATGGATTCCAATGTTTCCTTTGTTTTAGGATGAACAATGGAATTTGGAGGTCCTTTTAATAAAGAAATTGCTGTAAGGGACCAGTATAATCCGCCCAGTTTAATTGGCTCAAAGGCGAATCCTTCTATTGAAACTCTATCATCCAAACTGTTCAAAAGgaaattataaatcttTTCAAGATCTAGTTTTCCTTTTCCTCccataaaaataataaaaacaaaatgTTTGCAAGTAATTTAACTAGTTAAACCACACATAAATACTGTGAAGAATtctattaataattattaattagttCTTATTTTTTCTCGTTTATTCatcatttaatatttacttattttaatttaagttTCTCATGGAAGAACATTTATCTTCACTTGGAAAACTTTTATCGGATTATGGAAGCGTACGTtgtatatacacatttcaaCTTCTTTTCAGGCTAACGTGCCGTTTGTTTCTTCTAAGCTTAATTTGTCAGTTGAAGAATCTAAAGAGTAATTTAATCCATAATAAAACACATAGATTCTAATTTAAATCTTAGGctttttaaacaatatgTCTCAAAGAATGAAGACTATTCCATTTTATATACTGTACAATACAATACTGATGaagataatattaacttgTCTATCGTATCCGGAGAAGAATTACAAGGTATGTGCTCCTCAGTTTATAATTCTCAGAACTGTCCTCCAAGTACCCAAACTTACAATCTTCTGTATACGGTGTCTCAAGTTGCACCGAAAACTTACAAGACGCATACAAGAACATGTTTTTTACCTTTTTGGAACTCTCTAAGGAGGAAATGCTTAGATGCCAAGATACAAATGAGTTATATATTCCGGGgtatttaataaaacatttatGGAGTGTAggtttgtaaatttaagagtAAGTAATATTAAAGTGAGGGATTTCGGGAAAAGGTTTGGTTTAAAATCTAATATCATATTTAGTATTCTATCTCAACCTAGTGTCAAAGTCCAAGAAGTGAAGAAGGAGCCAGTTAAAGTCCAAGAAGTGAAGAGGGAACCCGTTAAAGTATCCAAAGCAGAACATGTTAAGACTGAGTTGGACCAGTATAAGATGGATTCAGAATCTAGAAAACCTAAGAAACATGAAGAGCAGAAGGAAGATGTGTCATTATTTAAGTCTGACTCTTTTGATGAACCTATTGAAGTGGAAGATTCTGACACTAGTCCGGAATCTAGAGAAAAGAAACGAAAGGAAGCAGTATCTGATAAAGAGGATAAGGCCCAACTTGAACATAAAAGACCTAGGCTAAAAAGGAAAACTAAGAATGAGACTGATACAAAAGTGGAGcaaaaaataactatatatggtatttttatggcaattgtaatatatttagaACCTAAAATTGAGCTGGTAAAGAAATCAGAATCACCAAAAACTACCAAAGTTATGGAAAAGGTATTGTTTACCtagtatatttaaaatttaggTCTGTAAGAAGAGCAGTTATATAGAAAACGGATACTTCGTAGTGGAAGAATCTGAGGACTTTGTTGAAGTTGTTAAGGAAACTAAGCAAACCGCTGAGAAACAGAGCTCCTCTGTTAATAGTTCAAGACCAAATACAACTGATGACGGTGTTAAAAAGAGTTTAAATGGGAAATATGGATTCACAAACAAGAGTTTAGAAcccaaaaaattaaatcaagTTTCAATCATGTTGGTTTAACCTTTTCGTAATTCATGTTTAGGTCATTCTTTAAAAAACagtaaactaattttaaaatgatggaatctattttaaatttgtaaaatttatcgGGAAATTGAATTATTTCGTTACACATCACTTTTATTAatctattattaatatcatATGTGGTGTGGTTTATTTCTCTTTTATAAATAcgtattaatattttaatgtatagtatgaaaattattttaatgaagtgattcttaaaatgtgtaaatgaaCCTTTTCCTTATTTTGGTTAATTTTGTCGTTTCGAACTTTTCAGAAGAATTTAGACTAATTTCCCCTAACAatgttgataaatattatagAAAACACACGATTTGGTTAGAAAAGGATCCTGACTTGAGCCATAATACAACAACGGCTCAAATAGATCCTGAAAACTTGAAAGTTAAAAACAGGATCGTGTCAATTGTTGGAAGACCGAACGTAGGGAAATCTTCCATATTCAATCGCATCACAAAACTTGTAATTTACTTAAATACTAAAATGTGTCAATGTTTTCTTTAGTTTCATTACGGAAGTGTAGTAAATGACGCCCCTGGAACCACAAGGTTTGTTCTTCCTGAActtaaatttcattttaagGGACCGTCAGTACTCAATTGCTGACTGGAACGGGAAATACTTTCGAATAATAGATACTGGAGGTTATGATGATGACCAACTTTACTCTGATGAAGtaatttatctttaatTTCTAAATTAGTTCTTAGATTAAATCTCAAATTAATACTGCTATCAAGGAGTCATCTAAAATTATCTTTGTTGTGGATGCtttggtatttttatttataatgtATTGATCGTTAGGAAGGACTTACTTCAATGGACTATGAAATTAGAGACTATCTCTTTAAGCATACCAAGAAAAGAAGAGATTTGGAAATACTTCTCTGTGTCAACAAGGCAGAATCATATAGAAGAGGAGACATACTGGCCCAAGTAACacactaatattatttgtaaataatatggATTATTAGGAATTTTGGAAATTAGGACTCGGAACCCCGTACCCAGTGAGTGCTTTGCATGGGACAGGACTTGCAGAATTACTAGACAAGTATTGTGTTttgagttaaaatttttaggtgCGTTGAGGACTTTGAGACGGGAGAAATCGTTGAAGACTCACAAATTGTCGTTGCCTTTATAGGAAGGTATAAATTTCTTAGATTTATCCATTAAACTTTATTTCAGACCTAACAGCGGTAAATCATCATTGATCAATAAGCTGATCGGTGAAAACAGGTGTATAGTTTCACCTGATGAAGGCACTACACAGGACTCAACAAA
The Theileria parva strain Muguga chromosome 3 map unlocalized ctg_530, whole genome shotgun sequence DNA segment above includes these coding regions:
- the der gene encoding ribosome-associated GTPase EngA translates to MNLFLILVNFVVSNFSEEFRLISPNNVDKYYRKHTIWLEKDPDLSHNTTTAQIDPENLKVKNRIVSIVGRPNVGKSSIFNRITKLFHYGSVVNDAPGTTRDRQYSIADWNGKYFRIIDTGGYDDDQLYSDEIKSQINTAIKESSKIIFVVDALEGLTSMDYEIRDYLFKHTKKRRDLEILLCVNKAESYRRGDILAQEFWKLGLGTPYPVSALHGTGLAELLDKCVEDFETGEIVEDSQIVVAFIGRPNSGKSSLINKLIGENRCIVSPDEGTTQDSTKVFVTYGGEKMSFVDTAGMKLLTKDRRSYLSQKSSLKSIRASDVCILVIDSSWGISKNDVKMAEEIKDENKAAIIVCNKWDLVDKTPSIFDNVVGYVREKLYWLDYADVLITSAKSGQKVQNIFESIQKTYKQYCSNLPTNLVNKVLKDATFNRRLPVTHGRRLNIYYATQVHSKPPGFTVFCNDSELMTDDYKEYLEKYMRNAFGLTGTPIQIYPRSRRRKDVVDDLQTPAISRSNKKNDLLIL